In the genome of Actinomadura luzonensis, the window CCCTTCCTCCAGCCCGCGGTACAGGTGCCCGATCGTCTGGTACTCCTGGCCGCGCGGCATCAGCTCCTCTGGGTCGAGCCGGGTGCGGGAGGGCGGCACCGGCTCGAACTCCTCGGCGTCCTGCAACTGCATGCCCTCCGGGCGCTCCAGGTACAGGAAGTGCCGCAGCGCCTGCTCGCCGAAGGGCAGCAGGTCGAGCTGGATCCCGGAGGGGAAGTAGCCCGAGCGCTGCGGGAAGTTCGGGCGGCCGAAGGTGGGGGCGGCGCCGATGGCGGCCAGCAGGTTCGACACCAGCGCCAGGTGCAGCATCTCCTCGACCGCGATCGAGCTGAGCACCGAGCGCCAGCCGGCGACGGCCTCGGCCTGCTCCTCGGTCAGTCCCTCCTCCGTCCCGCTCTTCAGGCTCGCCTCGGCGAACAGGTACTGGCACAGGATCATGTGCTCGAGCTGTGAGGCCTCGTTCAGCAGCCACCACAGGTGCTCCCGGTTCGCCACGACGATCGGGGGCTCGGACATGCGGGGATCCTCCTCAGTCAGGCTGAAGCACGGCCCGGTACCGGACCTGGCCGGCCTCCACGCGTTTGAGAACGTCGTTGATCTCGCTGAACGGGTAGGTCTCGACGCGCGGCCGGACCTTGCCCGCGGCCATCAGGTTGAGCACCTCCACGAGGTCGGAGCGGTTGTTGTGGGTGCTGCCCTTGATGGAACACTGCTTGAACAGCAGTGTCATCATGTCCTCGACGCGCAGCGGCCCGGTGACGCCCATCGTCACCAGCCGGCCGCCGTAGCGCAGGCCCGACACCACCTGGGCGACCAGGTCGGCGGAGGTGGTGGTGGCCAGCACGACGTCGGCGCCGCCGGCGTCGGCCAGCGCCTTGCCCGGGTCGCCGGAGACCACGATGCCCTCGGCCGCGCCCAGCTCCTTCGCGTACTCGGCCTTGTCGGGCGAGGTGGTGAGCACCACCGTCTCCAGGCCGACGGCCGCGGCGAGCTGCACCGCCATGTGGCCGAGCCCGCCGACGCCGAGCACGCACACGCGCTCGCCCGGCCGCGGGTCGGCGTTGCGCAGGCCGCTCATCGAGGTGAAGCCGGCGCAGAACGCCACGGCGGCGTCGGTGTAGCCGAGGCCGTCGGGCAGCAGCGTGCAGCCCGACTCCCAGGCCAGCATGAGGTCGGCGTAGCCGCCGCCGAGGTTCATCCAGGTCTGCGTATGCTCGCAGGCGACGGGGTGCCAGCTCTGGCAGTGGACGCAGCGCCCCTCGCCACGCTGCATCCACGCCACCCCGACCCGGTCGCCGACCCGCAGGGTCGAGCAGCCGGGGCCGAGCGCCACGACCTCGCCGACCGGCTCGTGGCCGGGGACTATGGGCAGCTCCACGGGCCAGTGGCCGCGGTGGACCAGCACGTCGCTGAAGCACATGCCGCACGCCTTGATGCGCACGACGACCTGGCCGTGGCCGGGCTGCGGGTCGGGCAGGTCCTGGAACTCCCAGGCCGAGTTGAGTGCGGTGATCACGGCTGCGCGCACGGTCTCCTCCTTCGCGCAGGACGGTGGGGAGTCAACCATAGATTTCGCCTTGCCCGGCCTGGCACCCCGACTTAACGGAGCCGCATCTCTTTGTCCGGGGAAAAGGCATATCGGGCCGCCGAGAATGGTACGAAAGAAACCACCGCCCGCCTTCCACTGGAGATTTCCATGTCTTCGATCGCCGCCATCGCGCTGGCCGGCGGACGTGGCCTGCGCGCCCGGCCGCTCACCCTTGAGGGAACCGGTCACATTCGGAGCAAGGCGGCCGTGCCCTTTCTCGGCAGACCGCTCGTGGAATGGCTGGTCACCGCTTTCAGGGACCAAGGGGTGACGGATTTCCACATCGCCGCCAACGGCCGGGAGAATCGTTATCAGGTCAGGGACGCCCTCGGCTACGGCGAGCGGTTCGGCGTCTCGGTGCGCTACTCCCGGCCGGGCGCCGACCGCCGCAACACCGGCTCCGGCCAGGCCACCCTCAGCCTGATCGAGGAGCACGACCTGCGCGGCCACGCCCTGGTGTTCCCCACGGACTCGCTGTTCGAGCTGGATCTGCCGGGCCTGGTCCGCGACCACGTGGCGGGCGGCGCGGTGGTGACGGTCGCGACGGCGTACCGGAGCGCGCGCGAGGTGGCGGGCACCTACGGCACGCTGGTCGCCGACGGCACCGGCCGGGTCGAGCGCTTCGTGGAGAAGCCCTCGCTCGCCGAGGTCGCGGCCATGGCCGCCGACCCGGACCGGGTGCCGATCAACGCCGGCCTCTACCTGGTCGACTGCGCCCGGCTGCGCGCCCTGGCGAGGGGCCGGGACCTGGCGGCGATGGCCGGGCGGGGCCTGGACTGGGGGGCCGACCTGCTGCCGTGGCTGGTCGCGCACGGGCACCGGGTGATCAGCTCGCCGCTGGCCAAGGTCGGCGACCTCGGCAACCCGCGCGCGTACCTGAGCACCATGGCCGAGGCGCTGACGGGCGGCTACCCGAGCCTGCGCCTGCCGCGCGGGCCGGTCATCCACCCCTCCTCGCTGGAGCGGCGCGACGCGGTCAGCGGGATGACGCTGGCCGAGAAGCTGGCCGGGGGGCTCGTGCACGTCGGGCCCGGCGCGTGGATCGGCAGGGACGTCGAGGTGGGGCCGGGCGTGGCGGTGCGGCACTCCTACGTCGGCGACGACGCCGACCTGCACCCCTGGTGCCGGCTGGAGCGGGTGGCCTGCCTGGACGGCGCGTCCGTCGGGCCCGGCGCCCGGCTCAGCGACGCCCACGTCGGGGTCATGGCGCGGGTCGAGTCGTCGCTGCGGCGGCCCGCGGTGCTCGACGGCTTCACCGCCCTCGGCCATGAGGCGCGGGTGGCGGAGGGCGCGCGGCTCAGCGGCGTCCTGGTCTACCCGGGGGTGGCGGTCGCGGCCGGCGCCCCCGTCCCGTCCGGCGCGGTCCTGGACGGCCCGGCTCTGGACGGCCCGGCTCTGGACGGCTCGGCTGTGAACGGCGAGTGTCATTCGCCGGCCTCGTCCCGCTCCTCGGCCCGGTCGTAGCGGAGGCGCGCCTCCATGGCGTAGGCCAGGGGCGCGTACCGGGTGCGCAGGTCCTGGAAGACGCACCACGCCTCCAGCGGGTCGCGCTCGGCCGGCAGGCCCGCCTCGCCCGCCATGAGCAGCGTGTCGGAGAAGTTGCGCTCCTCGCGGCCCTGGAGGCTCACCGGGATGGGCGGCAGCGTGATGCACAGCCCGGCCGCCAGGCGCCGCATGCAGCGCGTCCCGGTGGCCAGCAGCGCCCGGGTGTGCGCGGGGGCCCAGCTCGGCGCCAGCGCCTCGGTGAGCGCGGCCACGTCCATGACGATGACCGCGGCCTTGAGCCAGTCGAGGTCGCCGGCGGGCCGGCGGAAGGTGAGCGCCGGGTGGGCGAGGTGGCTGTGCTCGACCTCGGTCATCCAGCCCGTCCACTCGGTGAACAGCGTGTCGAGGTGGTCGCGTGAGCCCGTCTTGAGGTAGACGGCGAGCAGCGTCTCGGCGTCGCGCGGGTTGCACACGCTGCCCGCCAGCCGCGCCACCAGCCGCTCGCGCCGGCCGTAGGCGGCGGCGAAGCGCACCAGGTACGTCGCGATGGCCGCGGCGAGCAGCAGCCGCGAGGTCCACTCGGCCTCGCGCAGCGGCGTGCCCTTCAGCAGCGCGAACCCCACCGAGGACGTCCCCAGCCAGATCCCCGCCACGCTCAGCACGGCGAGCGGCCCGCACAGGTCGAGCAGCGGCTCGCGCACCGCGGGCCGGACCCGGCCGCCGGCGGCGAGCAGCGGCCCGGCGAACACCCGCACGGTCAGCCGCATCAGCCGGGTCGGCCGGCCCCTGGGCGTGAACACGGTCAGCACCACGCTCAGCCACGCCGCCGCCACGAGCGCGGCGCCGGCCAGAGCCTCAAGCACGGCTGTCACCATGTTCCGTATCCTCCGGCCCTTGACACGATTACCCCAGAATCAGTTAGTGCTAGTAGTCGGAATACCAGCTTCGCGGGAGCGGGAACGGGGCCCGGCGTTCCCGCCGGGCCCCGTTCCCCGAGGTGCCCCGTTCCCGAGCGCCCAGTGCCCGGTGCCCGCCCGCCGTCAGCAGGCGGCGGCGCGTACCTCCGTCGTCAGGTCGAGCAGCGTGCCGGGGCCGAGGAGGTGGCGCACCGGCACGTCCACGCCGAGTTCGAGGCGCATGCGCTCGCGGAACCGGGTGGCGAGCACCGAGTCCAGGCCGAGCAGGGTGAGCGGCACGTCCACGCCGATCTCGTGGCCGGGCACCGCGAGGACCCGCGCCGCGAGGTCGGCCACCAGGGCGGCCACTCGCCGTGCGCCATGCCCTTCAGGTCGGGACGCTCGGCGGGCGCGGCGGGGGCGGAGGCTCGGCGGCCGGCCTGCGGCGCCTGCCCCTGGCGGCGCGGGCGCCGCCGGCCTGCGCCGCCGGCTCGTCGGCCGGCTCCGGCCAGTAGTGCCGGTGCTGCCACGGGTAGAGGGGCAGCCGGACGTAGGCGCCCGCCGGGTAGACGCGCTCCCAGCGGGGGCGGCAGCCCAGCACGTACGCCTGCGCCAGCGCCGTGGCCAGGGCGGCGGCGTCCTGCTCCCCGCGCCGCAGGCACGGCACGACGGCCGCGGCCGCGCCGGCGGCGGCGGCCTCATCCTCCAGCGAGGGCTGCAGCACCGGGTGCGGGCTCATCTCGATGAACACCGTCGGCCGGTCGCCGGCCAGCGCGGCCCGGACGGCCGCGGCGAAGCGGACCGGCAGCCGCAGGTTCTCGAACCAGTAGCCCGCGTCCAGCTCGGTGCCCTCGACCGCGCGGTCCCAGGCGCTGGAGTGGATCGGCACCTCGCACGGCGCCGGGCGGATGTCGGACAGGGCCTCCACCAGCGCCTCGCGCACCGGGTCGACCTGGGGGGCGTGGGAGGCGTAGTCCACGTCCACGCGGCGGCAGAACACGCCGCGCGAGCGCAGCGGCTCGACCACCCGCTCCAGCGCGGCCGGGTCGCCGGACAGCACCGTGGAGTGGCCGCTGTTGACCACGCCGACGCAGACCTGGCCGGCGTGCTCGCCGATGGCCCGGCGGGCCTCCTCCTCGCCGAGCCCCACCGCCCACATCGCGCCGGGGACCGGCATGTCGCGCAGCAGCCGGCTGCGGCGGGCCACCACGGCGGCGCCGTCGGCCAGGCTGAGCGCCCCGGCCGTGACGGCCGCGGCGATCTCGCCCATGCTGTGCCCGATGAGCAGGTCGGGCTCGATGCCCCATTCGCGCCAGACGCCGGCCAGCGCCACCTGCATCGCCCACAGCGTCGGCTGGACGCGGTCCACGCGCGACAGCTCCTCGCCGCTCCGGATGACCTCCAGCGGCGACCAGCCGAGCTCGGCCTCCACCGCCCGGGAGGCGCGGCGCAGCCGCCGGGCGAAGGCGGGCTCGGCGGCCAGCAGCTTGCGGCCCATGCCCGCCCACTGGCCGCCCTGGCCGGGGAAGACGTACACGACCTTGGGCGCCTTGGTGACCCGTCGCCCGCCGACCAGCGGCGACGGGCCGCCCGCGGGGGCGTGGCGGGCCAGGTCGCGCAGACACGCGGCCAGCGAGCGGGCGTCGGTGCCGACCGCGGCCAGCCGGTACTCGTGCGGCGTGCGCCGGGCGCCCGCGCTGAAGCAGACGTCCTCCAGGTCGCCGCCGGGGCCGGTGGCCGGGTCGAGCAGGTCGGCGTAGGCGTTGGCGAGCGCGCCGAGCGCCCGGGTCGCGCGCGGACAGCGGCAGCACGTGCGCGGCCCTGGGCCGGGCCCGCCGCCTGGCCGGCTCGGGCCGCGCGGCCGGCCGGGGCGCCTCGGCCAGCACCAGGTGGATGTTGGCGCCCGACATGCCGAACGAGCTGACGCCGGCCAGCGCCGGCCCCGGCCGCTCCGGCCAGGGGCCCGCCGTCAGGGCCAGCTCCACGGCCGACTCCGGGGCGCGCGCGACCTCGTACGGCTCGCTCACGTGCAGGGTGCGCGGGATGGTGCGGTGGCGCAGCGCGAGCGCCGTCTTGAGCAGCCCCGCGAGGCCCGAGACGAACTCGGTGTGCCCGAGGTTGGACTTCAGCGAGCCCACCGCGCAGCGCCTGCCGGGCTCGCGGCCCTCGCGCAGCACCGCGTCCAGCGCGGCCAGCTCGGTCGGGTCGCCCATGGCGGTGCCCGGCCCGTGCGCCTCCACGTAGTCCACGTCGCCGGGGGAGACGCCGGCGTCGGCGTACGCCTTGCGCAGCATCGTCTCGTGGCCCTTGCGCCCGGGGGC includes:
- a CDS encoding sugar phosphate nucleotidyltransferase, with protein sequence MSSIAAIALAGGRGLRARPLTLEGTGHIRSKAAVPFLGRPLVEWLVTAFRDQGVTDFHIAANGRENRYQVRDALGYGERFGVSVRYSRPGADRRNTGSGQATLSLIEEHDLRGHALVFPTDSLFELDLPGLVRDHVAGGAVVTVATAYRSAREVAGTYGTLVADGTGRVERFVEKPSLAEVAAMAADPDRVPINAGLYLVDCARLRALARGRDLAAMAGRGLDWGADLLPWLVAHGHRVISSPLAKVGDLGNPRAYLSTMAEALTGGYPSLRLPRGPVIHPSSLERRDAVSGMTLAEKLAGGLVHVGPGAWIGRDVEVGPGVAVRHSYVGDDADLHPWCRLERVACLDGASVGPGARLSDAHVGVMARVESSLRRPAVLDGFTALGHEARVAEGARLSGVLVYPGVAVAAGAPVPSGAVLDGPALDGPALDGSAVNGECHSPASSRSSARS
- a CDS encoding acyltransferase domain-containing protein encodes the protein MYVFPGQGGQWAGMGRKLLAAEPAFARRLRRASRAVEAELGWSPLEVIRSGEELSRVDRVQPTLWAMQVALAGVWREWGIEPDLLIGHSMGEIAAAVTAGALSLADGAAVVARRSRLLRDMPVPGAMWAVGLGEEEARRAIGEHAGQVCVGVVNSGHSTVLSGDPAALERVVEPLRSRGVFCRRVDVDYASHAPQVDPVREALVEALSDIRPAPCEVPIHSSAWDRAVEGTELDAGYWFENLRLPVRFAAAVRAALAGDRPTVFIEMSPHPVLQPSLEDEAAAAGAAAAVVPCLRRGEQDAAALATALAQAYVLGCRPRWERVYPAGAYVRLPLYPWQHRHYWPEPADEPAAQAGGARAARGRRRRPAAEPPPPPRPPSVPT
- a CDS encoding alcohol dehydrogenase catalytic domain-containing protein translates to MRAAVITALNSAWEFQDLPDPQPGHGQVVVRIKACGMCFSDVLVHRGHWPVELPIVPGHEPVGEVVALGPGCSTLRVGDRVGVAWMQRGEGRCVHCQSWHPVACEHTQTWMNLGGGYADLMLAWESGCTLLPDGLGYTDAAVAFCAGFTSMSGLRNADPRPGERVCVLGVGGLGHMAVQLAAAVGLETVVLTTSPDKAEYAKELGAAEGIVVSGDPGKALADAGGADVVLATTTSADLVAQVVSGLRYGGRLVTMGVTGPLRVEDMMTLLFKQCSIKGSTHNNRSDLVEVLNLMAAGKVRPRVETYPFSEINDVLKRVEAGQVRYRAVLQPD
- a CDS encoding acyl carrier protein, with amino-acid sequence MAALVADLAARVLAVPGHEIGVDVPLTLLGLDSVLATRFRERMRLELGVDVPVRHLLGPGTLLDLTTEVRAAAC